The following DNA comes from Streptomyces pristinaespiralis.
GAGCTCAACCTCGGCGGCGCGGTCGGCGACGACCCCGAAGCCGTGCTGGCCAACCGGGAGATCGCGGCCAGGTCCCTGGGGCTCGCCCCTGAGTCGGTGGTCTGGATGAACCAGGTGCACGGCAACGACGTCGCCCAGGTCGACGGACCGTGGCCGACCCCGGACGTGCCGGCGGTCGACGCGCTGGTCACCGCGCGGCGCGGCCTCGCCCTCGCCGTGCTCACCGCCGACTGCACACCGGTCCTGCTCGCGGACCCGGTCGCCGGGGTGGTCGGGGCGGCGCACGCGGGACGCCCCGGGATGATCGCCGGCGTCGTGCCCGCCGCCGTCGAGGCGATGCGCAAGCTCGGCGCGGAACCGGAGCGCATCATCGCCCGTACCGGACCGGCCGTCTGCGGTCGCTGCTACGAAGTACCCGAGCAGATGCGGTCGCAAGTGGCCGCCGTCGAGCCGGCCGCCTGGTCGGAGACGAGCTGGGGAACACCGGCCGTCGACGTCACGGCCGGGGTGCACGCGCAGCTCGAGGCACTCGGGGTGCGCGACCGCCGGCAGTCCGGTGTCTGCACACTGGAATCGAGCGACCACTATTCCTACCGGCGTGACCGCACGACCGGGCGGCTCGCCGGATACGTCTGGCTGGAGAACCGGAAGACCCCATGACCGACCGCAGAACCGAACTCGCCGGCAATCTGGCGGCGGTGGAGGAACGTATCGCCTCCGCCTGCGCGGCAGCGGGCCGGGAGCGGGACGAGGTGACCCTCATCGTGGTCACCAAGACCTACCCGGCGAGCGATGTGCGACTCCTCCACGAACTCGGTGTGCGTCATGTGGCGGAGAACCGTGATCAGGACGCTGCCCCCAAGGCCGCCGCTTGCGCGGATCTGAACCTTCGCTGGCACTTCGTCGGCCAGTTGCAGACCAACAAGGTCCGTTCTGTCGCGAGTTATGCCGATGTGGTGCAGTCCGTCGACCGCCCGAAGCTCGTTTCCGCCCTCTCCGCCGCCGCGGTCCGGGCGGAACGCGAACTCGGCTGCCTGATCCAGGTCGCGCTGGACGCCGAGTCGGGCCGGCAGGGGGAGCGCGGCGGCGTCGCGCCGGACGGGATCGAGGAGTTGGCGGCGGCGGTCGCCGGCGCACCAGGACTGCGGCTCGACGGACTGATGACCGTCGCGCCGCTGGCCGGACCGTACGCGGGACGGCAACAGGCGGCGTTCGAGCGGCTGATGGAATTCTCATCAAGCCTGCGCGCAGCCCATCCGGCTGCGAACATGGTGTCAGCAGGGATGAGTGCGGACCTCGAGCAGGCCGTCGCGGCCGGAGCGACACATGTGCGCGTCGGTACGGCGGTACTCGGAGTCCGTCCCCGGCTCGGGTAACGTCGCGAAGCAAGTCGGACCACAGTAGAAAATATGGTCATTCCCGCCCAAAGCGGGCAGACCGAGTGGATCGCGGGCACTTGGTGACGAATGCCGATCCACCACAGAGCGGAGGACTCAGAGAATGGCCGGCGCGATGCGCAAGATGGCGGTCTACCTCGGCCTCGTGGAGGACGATGGGTACGACGGCCGGGGTTTCGACCCCGATGACGACTTCGAACCCGAGCCGGAGCCCGAGCGGGAGCACCGGCGGCACCAGCCTCCCCGCCAGATCGAGCGTGAGGAGCCGGTGCGGGTGGCTGCGCCACCTGCGCCGCGCGAGCCGGTCGCCCTCCCCGTCGACAGTGGACGCCCGGCGCGGATCGCCCCCGTGGCATCCATCACACCTGAACGCCCGAGCATGGAGAAGAGTGCACCGGTGATCATGCCCAAGGTCGTGTCCGAGCGGGAGCCCTACCGCATCACCACGCTGCATCCGCGGACCTACAACGAGGCCCGTACCATCGGGGAACACTTCCGCGAGGGCACCCCCGTGATCATGAATCTCACGGAGATGGACGACACCGATGCGAAGCGACTTGTCGACTTTGCCGCGGGACTCGTCTTCGGTCTGCATGGCAGCATTGAGCGGGTGACGCAGAAGGTGTTCCTGTTGTCGCCTGCTAACGTCGATGTCACGGCGGAAGACAAGGCCCGCATCGCAGAGGGCGGGTTCTTCAACCAGAGCTGAGAAAAGACACCGGGAACGACCCGGCCGAACGGCCGGCGAAGACGAGAGTCAGGGGAGAGGGAAGCGCGGGATGGGCGTCGCACTGGATGTGGTCTACATCGCGCTGATGTGCTTCCTTGTCGTGCTGATCTTCCGGCTCGTCATGGACTACGTCTTCCAGTTCGCCCGTTCATGGCAACCCGGCAAGGCGATGGTGGTCGTTCTGGAGGCCACCTACACTGTCACCGATCCACCGCTCAAGCTTCTGCGGCGATTCATCCCGCCGTTGCGTCTCGGGGGCGTGGCACTCGACCTGTCCTTCTTCGTTCTGATGATCATCGTCTACATCCTGATCTCCATCGTGCGCGGCTTGGGGAACTCGATGTGAGCGATACGGTCCTGCCGACTGCCGACGACTACGTAGAGGTGAAGAAGAGATGCCGCTGACTCCCGAGGACGTGCGGAACAAGCAGTTCACGACCGTCCGCCTCCGAGAAGGCTATGACGAGGACGAGGTCGATGCCTTCCTCGACGAGGTCGAGTCCGAGCTGACCCGTCTGCTCCGCGAGAACGAGGACCTGCGCGCGAAGCTGGCCGCGGCGACGCGTGCCGCCGCGCAGAACCAGCAGCAGCAACAACAGGGCATGCGCAAACCGCCGGAGCCCCAGGACGGCCGCGGCCCGGGCGGTCCCGGTGCCCCCGTGCCCGCCGCCATATCAGGACCGCCGGTCCAGCAGCAGCCCCCGCAGATGGGTCCGCCCCAGCTGCCGGGTGGAGCACCGCAGTTGCCGGCCGGTCCCAGCCACGGCGGCCCCCAGGGTCCTGGCGGCCCGATGGGCCCCGGCCCGATGCAGGGCGGACCCATGGGTGGCCCGATGGGCGGTCCCATGGGCGGACACGGCGGCCCGCAGGGCCCCGGTCCGATGGGTCAGGGCCCCGGTGGAGACAGCGCCGCGCGCGTGCTCTCGCTGGCCCAGCAGACCGCTGACCAGGCGATCGCGGAGGCCCGTTCCGAGGCCAACAAGATCGTCGGCGAGGCGCGTTCGCGCGCCGAGGGCCTGGAGCGGGACGCCCGCGCCAAGGCCGACGCCCTCGAGCGGGACGCCCAGGAGAAGCACCGCGTCGCCATGGGCTCCCTCGAGTCCGCGCGCGCCACGCTGGAGCGCAAGGTCGAGGACCTGCGCGGCTTCGAGCGCGAGTACCGGACCAGGCTGAAGTCCTACCTGGAGAGCCAGCTGCGTCAGCTGGAGACCCAGGCGGACGACTCCCTGGCCCCGCCGCGCCAGCCCGCGGCCGCGTCGCTGCCGCCGTCCCCGGCGCCTTCCATGGCACCGGCCGGCGCGAGCGCCCCGTCCTACGGCAACCAGACGATGGGCGGCCACGGGCCGTCGCCGTCCGGCCCGTCGTACGGCGGCCAGCAGCAGATGTCGCCGGCGATGACCCAGCCGATGGCACCGGTGCGGCCGCAGGCGCCGCAGCCGATGCAGCAGGCGCCGTCGCCGATGCGCGGTTTCCTGATCGACGAGGACGACAACTGACGGGGTTGCGCGCGCAGCGCGCTTAGCCGTCGGCAGACTGCGGGGCCGGGCCCGGGACGTGACACACGTCCCGGGCCCGGCCTTTTTGCGCGGTGGGGGGTGCGTGGCGCCTGCGGCGGGCTTGTTCCCCTACCCGCCCCTTCCCGTAACCGGGCTCCGCCCGGACCCGTACCGCGCTTCGCGCGGTGCCCTCAATCGCCGGGCGGGCTGGATTTCGCTCCGCGAAATCAGCCCCGCCGGCGATTGAGGCGCGGGGGTCCGGGGGCGGAGCCCCCGGCTACGGGAAGGGGCGGGGTGGGGAAGAGCTCCGCGCAGCGGCCTCCCCGGGCCGCCCCCACCCCGCACCCGCCCCCCGGAAACGCCCGCGGGCCCGGTCACAAGCGTGACCGGGCCCGCAGGGGCAGGGCGTGCTACGCCTTGCGCAGGCGGAACGTGAGCGACAGGCCCTCGTCCGTGAACGCCGCGCCGTACGTGTCGTCCGGCGCCCCGCCCTCCGCGAACTCCGTCGCCAGGACCTCGTCCGCGATCAGCGACGCGTGGTCGGAGAGCGCCGACGTGACCTCGGGGTCCTCGGAGGACCAGCGCAGGGCGATACGGTCCGCCACGTCCAGGCCGCTGTTCTTGCGGGCCTCCTGGATGAGGCGGATCGCGTCACGGGCCAGGCCGGCCCGGCGCAGCTCCGGCGTGATCTCCAGGTCCAGCGCGACCGTCGCGCCGGAGTCGGAGGCGACCGACCAGCCCTCCCGCGGGGTCTCCGTGATGATGACCTCCTCCGGGGACAGCGTGATCGTCTCGCCGTTGACGTCGAGCGTCGCCTCGCCGGACCGGAGCGCCAGGGAGAGCGCGGCGGCGTCCGCGGCCGCGACCGCCTTGGCCACGTCCTGGACGCCCTTGCCGAAGCGCTTGCCCAGCGCGCGGAAGTTGGCCTTGGCCGTGGTGTCCACGAGCGAGCCGCCGACCTCGGACAGCGACGCCAGCGAGGAGACGTTCAGCTCCTCCGTGATCTGGGCCTGGAGCTCGTCGGAGAGCGCCGAGAAGCCGTTCGCCGCCACCAGCGCCCGCGAGAGGGGCTGGCGGGTCTTCACCCCGGACTCGGCACGCGTCGCCCGGCCCAGCTCCACCAGGCGGCGCACCAGCGCCATCTGGGACGAGAGAGCCGGGTCGATGGCGTCGAGGTCGGCCTCGGGCCAGGAGGCCAGGTGGACGGACTCGGGGGCGTCCGGTGTCACGGGGGCGACCAGGTCCTGCCAGACCCGCTCGGTGATGAACGGCGTCAGCGGGGCCATCAGCCGCGTGATCGTCTCCACCACGTCGTGCAGCGTCCGCAGCGCCGCGGCGTCGCCCTGCCAGAAGCGGCGGCGGGAGCGGCGCACGTACCAGTTCGACAGGTCGTCGACGAAGGCGGACAGCAGCTTGCCGGCGCGCTGGGTGTCGTACGCCTCCATCGCCTGCGTGACCTGGTCCACCAGGGCGTGCAGCTCGGAGAGCAGCCAGCGGTCGAGGACCGTGCGCTCGGCGGGGGCCGGATCGGCGGTCGAGGGGGCCCAGCCCGAGGTGCGGGCGTACAGGGCCTGGAAGGCCACCGTGTTCCAGTACGTGAGCAGCGTCTTGCGCACGACCTCCTGGATCGTGCCGTGGCCCACGCGCCGCGCCGCCCACGGCGAGCCGCCGGCGGCCATGAACCAGCGGACGGCGTCCGCACCGTGCTGGTCCATCAGCGGGATCGGCTGAAGGATGTTGCCCAGGTGCTTGGACATCTTGCGGCCGTCCTCGGCGAGGATGTGGCCGAGGCAGACCACGTTCTCGTACGACGACTTGTCGAAGACCAGCGTGCCGACGGCCATCAGCGTGTAGAACCAGCCGCGCGTCTGGTCGATCGCCTCCGAGATGAACTGCGCCGGGTAGCGCTTCTCGAAGATCTCCTTGTTCTTGTACGGGTAGCCCCACTGCGCGAACGGCATCGAGCCCGAGTCGTACCAGGCGTCGATCACCTCCGGCACGCGCGTCGCCGTGGCGGAGCACTGCGGGCAGTCGAAGGTGACCGCGTCGATGTACGGCCGGTGCGGGTCCAGGTCCGAGTGGTCGGTCCCGGTCAGCTCGGACAGCTCGGCGAGCGAGCCGACGCAGGTGAGGTGGTCGTCCTCGCAGCGCCAGATCGGCAGCGGCGTGCCCCAGTAGCGGTTGCGGGACAGGGCCCAGTCGATGTTGTTGTTGAGCCAGTCCCCGTAGCGCCCCTGCTTCACCGAGTCGGGGAACCAGTTCGTGGCCTCGTTCTCCGCCAGCAGCCGGTCCTTGACGGCCGTCGTGCGGATGTACCAGGACGGCTGCGCGTAGTACAGCAGCGCGGTGTGGCAGCGCCAGCAGTGCGGGTAGCTGTGCTCGTACGGGATGTGCTTGAAGAGGAGACCGCGGGCCTCGAGGTCTGCGGTGAGCGCCTCGTCCGCCTTCTTGAAGAAGACACCGCCGACCAGCGGCACGTCCTCCTCGAAGGTGCCGTCGGGGCGGACGGGGTTCACGACCGGCAGACCGTAGGCGCGGCAGACCTTGAGGTCGTCCTCACCGAACGCGGGGGACTGGTGGACCAGACCCGTACCGTCCTCGGTGGTCACGTAGTCGGCGTTGACGACGAAGTGCGCCTCGGCCGGGAACTCCACCAGCTCGAACGGACGCCGGTAGGTCCAGCGCTCCATCTCCGCGCCGGTGAACGTCTGCCCGGTGGCCTCCCAGCCTTCGCCGAGCGCCTTCTCCAGCAGCGGATCGGCGACGACGAGCTTCTCGTCGCCGTTCGTCGCCACGACGTACGTGACGTCGGGGTGCGCGGCGACCGCCGTGTTGGACACCAGGGTCCACGGGGTGGTCGTCCACACCAGGAGCGCGGCCTCGCCCGCGAGCGGGCCGCTCGTCAGCGGGAAGCGCACGAAGACGGAGGGGTCGACGACCGTCTCGTAGCCCTGCGCCAGCTCGTGGTCGGACAGGCCGGTGCCGCAGCGGGGGCACCAGGGTGCGACGCGGTGGTCCTGGACCAGCAGGCCCTTGTTGAAGATCTCCTTCAGCGACCACCACACCGACTGGACGTAGTCCGGGTCCATGGTGCGGTAGGCGTCGTCGAGGTCGACCCAGTAGCCCATGCGGGTCGTCAGCTCGGCGAAGGCGTCCGTGTGCCGGGTCACCGACTCGCGGCACTTGGCGTTGAACTCGGCGATGCCGTACGCCTCGATGTCCTTCTTGCCGGAGAAGCCGAGCTCCTTCTCGACGGCGAGCTCGACCGGCAGGCCGTGGCAGTCCCAGCCGGCCTTGCGGCCCACGTGGTAGCCGCGCATGGTGCGGAAGCGGGGGAAGACGTCCTTGAAGACGCGGGCCTCGATGTGGTGCGCGCCGGGCATGCCGTTCGCCGTGGGCGGGCCCTCGTAGAACACCCACTCGGGGCGGCCCTCGGACTGCTCGAGGCTCTTGGTGAAGATCTTGCTCTCGCGCCAGAAGTCGAGCACGGCGTGCTCGAGCGCGGGCAGGTCGACCTGGGCCGGCACCTGACGGTACTGGGGGGGTGTCATCTACGAACTCCTCCGGCGGACAGTTTCTCTTCCGTCGGAGGGACGAGAGCGCCGATGCTGCGCGGCTCCCGCGGTACCACCCTCCTTGGCGGTGCACAGGTCACCGCCCCCTCATTGGGGTCGCGACGCCGGTTCTACCGGCCACGGGGTCCCGTGGCTTTCTTCCGGCGGCTCCGGGGTGATGCTTCACATCGCGCTCGCCCCCGGGCTCTCACCGTCCCCGGGTCGCTCATGGCTGCGTACGACGCTACTCGTCCCCATCCACGCCTTTCGCTGGGCCCAGTGTACGGGCCTCCATGGCGGGCGTCCGACCGCTTTTTCGACGGCGGGGCGGTTGACCCGAATGGCCACACCGGCCACCTGGACGTCCTCCCGGGGTGCGGTGCCTGCCGCCCGGCGGATTACCGGGCGGAGAGCTGGGCACAACCGATGCAGTCCCGGCTTCTCGCTGCGCGGGGCGGGCCGAACCGGCGGCGTGCCCCGTTGCCGCGGGGCTGGGGTCGATTTATCGTCCCAGCACGATTCGCGAGCAAGATCACAATATGTGAAGGGGCCGCGGCCATGGTGGCGAAGAAGACTGCCGGCAGGACGGCGTCCGCGCGGTCCGCCGCCGCGGGGGCGGGCTCCGGGAGGCCCGCCTCCCCGGAGCCCGCCGGGAAGAAGGCCGCGCCCCGGAGGTCCACGGCCAGGACGGCCGGCAACGCCGCGGAGCCGCCTGCCCGCAAGAGGGCCACCGCGGGAGCGCCGGGTACGGCGGCCCGCGCCACCGGCGGATCCGCGTCGCACAAGACGTCCGGCGGCGGGACTCCGGCGGAGAAGTCGACTGCGAGCGGGTCGGCGGCCGGGAAGACCCCGGCGAAGAAGGCGGTGGCCGAGGAAGCGGCCGGGACCGGACGTGCGGCCGGGAAGACCGCCGCGAAGAAGACGACCGAGCCGGCAGCGGGCGGCGCGACAGTCAAGGAGACCCCGGCGAAGAGGACCTCGACCAGGACGAGCCCCGCCCGGACCGGTGCCGCCGCCAAGGTGTCGACGGCGGCGGCCGACGAGGCCGCAGCAGAGGCGCCGCCGGCCGGCAGGGCGGCCGCCAGGACGAAGAAGACGACCGCAGCAGCCGCTGATCCGGGCGCCGAGGCGGCCCCGGCCGGTAAGGCGGCATCCAGGTCCAGGAGGACGACCGCGGCCGAGGCGGTGACGGCGACCGACGAGACCGAGGTCGACGACCACGCAGCTGAGGCCGTCCCGGCCGGTAAGGCGGCATCCAGGTCCAGGAGGACGACTGCGGCCGAGGCGGTGACCGCGACCGACGAGACCGAGGTCGACGACCACGCAGCTGAGGCCGTCCCGGCGGGCAAGGCGGCCACCAGGTCCAAGAAGACGACCGCTGCCAAGAAGTCGGCGGCCAGGACGACCCAGGCGAAGGAGGCCGCGACCGGCGAGGCAGCAGTCGAGGATCCGGGAGCCGGGACGGCCGGAGGCGGCAAGGCCGCCAGGCCCAAGAAGAAGACCCCGGTCAAGAAGGCGGTGGCTCACGAAGCCCCCGACGAGGCGGGGGCGGCCGGGAAGGCGGCCGCCAGAACGAAGAAGGCAGCCAGGACGACCGCGGCCGACGAGGACGCAGCCAGAAGGCCCGGAGTCGAAGCCGACCCGGCCGGTAGGGCGGCTGCCACGACGAAGGAGACGACCGCGGCCGACGAGGCAACAGACGGGAAGCCGGGAGCCGAGGCCGGTACCACGGCCGCCAAGGTCGGGAAGACGGCCACCGGCGGCAAGGCGGCCAGGCCCAGGAAGGAGACCCCCGCCGAGAAGGCGGTGGCCCACGAAGCCGCCGCAGAGGCGGGGGCGGACGGTGCCGGGAAGAAGGCGGCGCCGGTGAAGAGGAGCACGGCCCGCAGGGCCGCGAAGAAGGCCGGGAAGGACGCCGACCCGGCGCCCGGACCGGTGACCACGGAGGTCGTCGACCGGGCGACCGCCGCGACACAGGCCGCGCCCGCGGCCGAGGGGGCGGCCGAGGCCGCGAAGCAGACAGGAGCCAGGACGGTGGCAGCGAAGAAGACCGCGGGTAGGGCATCAGGCGCAGGCGGGAGCGCGGTGGCGGTCACCACGGCTCCCGCGGCGGCCGCGACACCGCCGGGTGAGCTGGCGGTGCGGCCCGGTGAGGATCCGTGGACCCAGTCGGAGGTGGACGAGGCGCGGGCCGGGCTCGAGGGTGAGGCGGCCCGGCTGAACGCGGAGATCACCTCCTCCGAGGCGGCGCTCGCAGGGCTGATGCGGGACTCCGGCGACGGCGCCGGCGACGACGAGGCCGACACCGGCGCGAAGAACATCACGCGCGAGCACGAGATGGCGCTCGCGGCCAACGGCCGCGAGATGCTCGAGCAGACCGAGCGCGCTCTGCAGCGGCTCGACACCGGCACGTACGGCCTGTGCGAGAGCTGCGGGAAGCCGATCGGCAAGGCCCGGATGCAGGCGTTCCCGCGGGCGACCCTGTGCGTCGAGTGCAAGCAGAAGCAGGAACGCAGAGGCTGACCGCGCGGAGGTGTGCCGTACCCTCGTCCTTGGTCAGAAACCTAGGGTTGAGGGACTCACGTGGCAGAGGCGGAGCGCATCATCGGTACGCCAGATGTTGACGACGAGGCTGCGGCGTCCGCCGAGCCGCCGAAGGGCAAGCGCAAGATCGCCGTGCTGTTCGCGGTGGCGCTCGTCGCCTATCTGCTCGACCTCGGCAGCAAGCTGCTCGTGGTGGCCAAGCTGGAGCACCACGAGCCGATCGAGATCATCGGCGACTGGCTGAAGTTCGAGGCGGTGCGGAACCCGGGCGCCGCGTTCGGCATGGGTGAGGCCTTCACCATCATCTTCACCTGCATCGCGGCGACCGTGATCGTCGTGATCGTGCGGCTGGCGCGCAAGCTCTACAGCGGTCCCTGGGCGGTCGCCCTCGGTCTGCTGCTGGGCGGGGCGCTCGGCAACCTGACGGACCGGATCTTCCGTTCGCCCGGCGTCTTCGAGGGCGCGGTCGTGGACTTCATCGCGCCCGCGCACTTCGCCGTTTTCAACCTCGCGGACTCCGCGATCGTGTGCGGCGGCGTCCTCATCGTGCTGCTCTCGTTCAAGGGCCTGGACCCCGACGGGACAGTCCACAAGGACTGACAAGGCATACTCGACGGGTGAGTACGATTCCCGAGATCCGCACCCTGCCCGTACCCGACGGCCTGGAGGGTGAGCGTGTGGACGCCGCCATCTCCCGGATGTTCGGGTTCTCCCGTACGAAGGCCGCTGAGCTGGCCGCTGCCGGGAAGGTGCAGGTCGACGGCTCGGTCGTCGGAAAGTCCGAGCGTGTGCACGGCGGCGCCTGGCTCGAGGTGGAGATGCCGCAGGCCCCCGCGCCCGTGCAGATCGTCGCCGAGCCGGTCGAGGGCATGGAGATCGTCCACGACGACGACGACATCGTCGTGATCGTCAAGCCGGTCGGTGTGGCCGCGCATCCCAGCCCCGGCTGGACCGGCACCACCGTCATCGGCGGTCTCGCGGCCGCCGGTTACCGCATCTCCACGTCGGGCGCATCCGAGCGCCAGGGCATCGTGCACCGTCTCGACGTCGGCACGTCCGGGCTGATGGTCGTCGCCAAGTCGGAGCGCGCGTACACGCTGCTCAAGCAGCAGTTCCGGGAGCGGGTCGTCGACAAGCGCTACCACGCGCTCGTCCAGGGCCACCCGGACCCGCTGAGCGGCACCATCGACGCCCCCATCGGCCGGCACCCCACCGCGGACTACAAGTGGGCGGTCACGGCGGAGGGCAAGCCCTCGGTGACGCACTACGACCTGATCGAGGCCTTCCGCGCCGCCTCGCTGCTGGACATCAAGCTGGAGACCGGCCGCACGCACCAGATCCGGGTGCACATGGCCGCGCACCGCCACCCCTGCGTGGGCGACCTGACCTACGGCGCCGACCCCACGATGGCGAAGCGGCTCGGTCTGACCCGGCAGTGGCTGCACGCCGTGCGTCTCGGCTTCGAGCACCCGTCGGACGGGCAGTGGGTGGAGTACGAGAGCACCTACCCGGACGACCTCCAGCAGGCGCTGGACCGGATCGAGGCGGAGAGCGCGTGACGGTGTACAGCGTGCGTGTGGCCGTGGACCGGTCCGACCGGGAGGCGTGCTTCGCCGTCCGCAAGGAGGTCTTCGTCGCCGAGCAGCAGGTGCCGGAGGACATCGAGTACGACGCGTACGACGCCGAGGACGCGGACACCATCCATGTCCTCGCCGTGGCCGAGGACGGCCGCCCGCTCGGCACCGGGCGGCTGCTGCACGGCGCTTCGGCGCTCAAGAAGACCGGTGGCGATCTCACGGTCGGTTCGCTGGGCAGGCTCGCGGTCAGCAAGGCGGCGCGCGGCCTCGGCGTGGGTGTGGCGCTCGTGCGGGCCATGGAGGAGGCGGCACGGACGCGTGGACTCGCGGCCGTGGACCTGCACGCGCAGACCCATGCGATCGGCTTCTACGAGCGGCTCGGCTACGCGGCCTACGGCCCCGAGTTCATGGACGCCGGCATTCCGCACCTGGCGATGCGGCGGGCCCTCTAGCACCGGCCCGGCCCCCGGCCCGCCGCGCGGTCCGGGGCGACGGGGGGGGGGCGTCAGCCGCGGCCCGTGCGGGGGGCCTCGCCGTCCGTGGGCGTGTAGTCGCCCGCGTTGTTGCTGTGGATCTCTTCCTTCCGCGGGGGAGCGGCTTGCCGCGGCCACTGGCCGTCCGGCGGCAGAGAGGCCGCGGCGGTGGCGATCCGGGGCAGGGCGTACGGATGCTTCTCGTACAGCCAGGCGATCATCTGCTCCCGCACGGTGCAGCGGGCCGTCCAGATGTCGTCGGCGTCCTTCGCGGTCACGACCGCACGGACCTCGATCGTGCTCGGTGTGGTGTTCGTCACGGCCAGGCTCCAGTCCCTGCCGTCCCAGGCCTTGCAGCCGGCCAGGATCTCCTGGAGCTTCTCGCGCATCAGGGGGATGGGCGCCGAGTGGTCCAGCTGGAAGTAGACCGTGCCGGTCATCTGGGCGCCGCCGCGCGACCAGTTCTCGAACGGCTTGCTCGTGAAGTACGACACCGGCATGGTGATGCGGCGCTCGTCCCAGGTCCGTACGGCGAGGAACGTGAGGGTGACCTCCTCCACGACGCCCCACTCGCCGTCCACCACCACCGTGTCCCCGATGCGGACCATGTCGCCGAAGGCGATCTGGAAGCCGGCGAAGAGATTGCCCAGGGTGGACTGGGCCGCGACACCGGCGACGATGCCGATGATGCCCGCGGACGCCAGCATCGAGGCGCCGAACTTCTCCATGCCGGGGAACGTCAGCAGCATCGCGGCGACGGCGACCACGGCGACGACCGCCGTGACGATCCGCATGATCAGCGTGATCTGGGTCCGCACCCTGCGGACCCGGGCCGGGTCGCGCGTGGAGGACGCGTATCGGGTGTACGAGGACTCCACGACGGCGGACACGATGCGGGTCACCAGCCAGGCGCTCGCGCCGATCAGGACCAGTGAGAGCACATGGCCGATGGCCGTCTCATTGCGCTCGACGAGCGACCAGCGGGTCTCCCGGTAGGCGCCCCTGAGCAGAGCCCCGAGGACGACCACCTGGAGCGGCAGCCGACACCTGCGCAGCATGTCCCACAAGGGGGTCTCGGGGTGGCGGTCGTCGATCCGGCGCAGTACGCGGTCGACGGCCCAACCGAGCGCGAGGGTGAGCAGGACCGCTCCGCCGATGACGGCCGAGGGGCGCAATATGTTCTCCATGTCTCCGTAACTCCGTGCCGGTGAAGGCGGCTGGCAGGATGGCCGGATGAACGTCATCCTTTTCCATTCGACCTTCGGTCTGCGCCCCGCGGTGCACGCGGCCGCGGACCGGCTGCGTGCCGCAGGGCACGAGGTGCGCGTGCCCGACCTGTTCGAGGGGCAAACCGCCGGGACCGTCGAGGAAGGCAGAGACCTCAGGGAGAAGATCGGCACGGACGAGCTGCTGCGGCGGGCGATCCACGCCGCCGCGCCCTACTCGGACCAGGGGTTGGTCTACGCGGGGTTCTCGCTCGGCGGGGCCCTCGCGCAGAATCTGGCGCTCGGTGACGAGAAGGCGCGCGGGCTGCTGCTCCTCCACGGCACGTCCGACATCGCGGAGGGGGCGAGCGTGGACGGCCTGCCGGTGCAGCTGCACGTCGCGGACCCCGATCCGTTCGAGCCGCACGACTGGCTGAACACCTGGTACCTGCGGATGCAGCGGGCGGGTGCGGACGTGGAGGTGCACCGCTATCCGGGGGCCGGGCATCTGTTCACCGACCCCGATCTGCCCGACTACGACGAGACGTCGGCCGAGCAGACCTGGCGGACGGCCCTCGGGTTCCTGGAGACGCTCTGACGGGCGGCACGTTGAGCGACAGCGGG
Coding sequences within:
- a CDS encoding TraR/DksA family transcriptional regulator: MVAKKTAGRTASARSAAAGAGSGRPASPEPAGKKAAPRRSTARTAGNAAEPPARKRATAGAPGTAARATGGSASHKTSGGGTPAEKSTASGSAAGKTPAKKAVAEEAAGTGRAAGKTAAKKTTEPAAGGATVKETPAKRTSTRTSPARTGAAAKVSTAAADEAAAEAPPAGRAAARTKKTTAAAADPGAEAAPAGKAASRSRRTTAAEAVTATDETEVDDHAAEAVPAGKAASRSRRTTAAEAVTATDETEVDDHAAEAVPAGKAATRSKKTTAAKKSAARTTQAKEAATGEAAVEDPGAGTAGGGKAARPKKKTPVKKAVAHEAPDEAGAAGKAAARTKKAARTTAADEDAARRPGVEADPAGRAAATTKETTAADEATDGKPGAEAGTTAAKVGKTATGGKAARPRKETPAEKAVAHEAAAEAGADGAGKKAAPVKRSTARRAAKKAGKDADPAPGPVTTEVVDRATAATQAAPAAEGAAEAAKQTGARTVAAKKTAGRASGAGGSAVAVTTAPAAAATPPGELAVRPGEDPWTQSEVDEARAGLEGEAARLNAEITSSEAALAGLMRDSGDGAGDDEADTGAKNITREHEMALAANGREMLEQTERALQRLDTGTYGLCESCGKPIGKARMQAFPRATLCVECKQKQERRG
- the lspA gene encoding signal peptidase II, whose product is MAEAERIIGTPDVDDEAAASAEPPKGKRKIAVLFAVALVAYLLDLGSKLLVVAKLEHHEPIEIIGDWLKFEAVRNPGAAFGMGEAFTIIFTCIAATVIVVIVRLARKLYSGPWAVALGLLLGGALGNLTDRIFRSPGVFEGAVVDFIAPAHFAVFNLADSAIVCGGVLIVLLSFKGLDPDGTVHKD
- a CDS encoding RluA family pseudouridine synthase, whose translation is MSTIPEIRTLPVPDGLEGERVDAAISRMFGFSRTKAAELAAAGKVQVDGSVVGKSERVHGGAWLEVEMPQAPAPVQIVAEPVEGMEIVHDDDDIVVIVKPVGVAAHPSPGWTGTTVIGGLAAAGYRISTSGASERQGIVHRLDVGTSGLMVVAKSERAYTLLKQQFRERVVDKRYHALVQGHPDPLSGTIDAPIGRHPTADYKWAVTAEGKPSVTHYDLIEAFRAASLLDIKLETGRTHQIRVHMAAHRHPCVGDLTYGADPTMAKRLGLTRQWLHAVRLGFEHPSDGQWVEYESTYPDDLQQALDRIEAESA
- a CDS encoding GNAT family N-acetyltransferase, which produces MTVYSVRVAVDRSDREACFAVRKEVFVAEQQVPEDIEYDAYDAEDADTIHVLAVAEDGRPLGTGRLLHGASALKKTGGDLTVGSLGRLAVSKAARGLGVGVALVRAMEEAARTRGLAAVDLHAQTHAIGFYERLGYAAYGPEFMDAGIPHLAMRRAL
- a CDS encoding mechanosensitive ion channel family protein — encoded protein: MENILRPSAVIGGAVLLTLALGWAVDRVLRRIDDRHPETPLWDMLRRCRLPLQVVVLGALLRGAYRETRWSLVERNETAIGHVLSLVLIGASAWLVTRIVSAVVESSYTRYASSTRDPARVRRVRTQITLIMRIVTAVVAVVAVAAMLLTFPGMEKFGASMLASAGIIGIVAGVAAQSTLGNLFAGFQIAFGDMVRIGDTVVVDGEWGVVEEVTLTFLAVRTWDERRITMPVSYFTSKPFENWSRGGAQMTGTVYFQLDHSAPIPLMREKLQEILAGCKAWDGRDWSLAVTNTTPSTIEVRAVVTAKDADDIWTARCTVREQMIAWLYEKHPYALPRIATAAASLPPDGQWPRQAAPPRKEEIHSNNAGDYTPTDGEAPRTGRG
- a CDS encoding dienelactone hydrolase family protein, with product MNVILFHSTFGLRPAVHAAADRLRAAGHEVRVPDLFEGQTAGTVEEGRDLREKIGTDELLRRAIHAAAPYSDQGLVYAGFSLGGALAQNLALGDEKARGLLLLHGTSDIAEGASVDGLPVQLHVADPDPFEPHDWLNTWYLRMQRAGADVEVHRYPGAGHLFTDPDLPDYDETSAEQTWRTALGFLETL